In Porphyromonas cangingivalis, a genomic segment contains:
- a CDS encoding GLPGLI family protein — MKHVLFSLLVLVLPVLSTSLSAQKFIIAEDLVLLPFDVTRWETVDSTFLKVRYERVVNDPMRKSGIRKEDFTLQIGHHISKYYSEHTNLMDERFSGLREDGMKMVWFDGSSIYQNMPEGKITVVQREYFSPQEESAANKYEEELPSFTWVFESDTMTILGHLCHKAITSFRGRTWEVWYAPDIPVAVYPWKFNALPGSILAFNDTEGIISCTAKEILQVCEPIKWFRWQYQETTREKQLQYMKQIHERPSLILQDGEPTQQMSSRGPETANTAIPYQPMEKE, encoded by the coding sequence ATGAAACACGTACTTTTTTCTCTTTTAGTATTAGTTCTACCAGTTCTTTCGACAAGTCTTTCAGCTCAGAAGTTCATCATCGCTGAAGATTTAGTATTGTTGCCTTTCGATGTGACACGTTGGGAAACAGTAGACAGCACATTTCTGAAAGTCCGCTACGAGCGTGTCGTCAACGACCCAATGCGCAAAAGCGGCATACGAAAAGAAGACTTTACCCTTCAGATCGGACACCACATAAGCAAGTATTATAGCGAACACACTAACTTGATGGATGAGAGGTTCTCCGGTCTTAGAGAGGATGGGATGAAGATGGTTTGGTTTGACGGTAGTAGCATATACCAAAATATGCCGGAAGGAAAAATCACTGTCGTCCAAAGAGAATACTTCTCGCCTCAAGAAGAATCCGCAGCAAATAAATACGAAGAAGAACTCCCCTCTTTCACATGGGTTTTCGAATCTGATACGATGACCATCTTGGGACATCTTTGTCACAAAGCCATAACCTCTTTCAGAGGTCGCACATGGGAGGTATGGTATGCCCCTGACATACCGGTTGCGGTGTATCCATGGAAGTTCAATGCCCTACCCGGGAGTATCCTTGCTTTCAATGACACAGAGGGTATCATCAGCTGCACAGCAAAAGAAATACTTCAAGTGTGCGAACCCATCAAATGGTTCAGATGGCAGTATCAAGAAACAACGAGAGAAAAACAACTGCAGTACATGAAACAAATCCATGAACGTCCCTCTCTCATCCTACAAGACGGTGAACCGACGCAACAAATGTCTTCACGGGGTCCTGAAACAGCCAATACAGCAATCCCATATCAGCCGATGGAGAAAGAATAA
- a CDS encoding TonB-dependent receptor: MIFTFLLSFILSTRLSPPPEETSFVSGQVVSIENTPIDAATILLLPHVGERVLASGMSDSEGRFNLSLRVILAEDSVRFRVMRVGIRPQIFTRSVSSLKNIILKVDERPVELRGLDVKAEKISISGDTIGFNIAAYKNSTDETLADVLRRLPGINVSHNGQIFYQGEPISKFYIEGLDMLKGRYGIATNSLHPDDVSSIEVMERHQEIEALKEFSRSDRTAINVKLKSSKRGVWIGSADLAGGIEKEGVWDGKLLLSRFRKKSQQLGLLQTNNTGKDPSIGFRSFGATQDRLPSPLADITLPKPSLSEEHTYTHNKDIAGSINMIQSLSEKTVSGFNFIMTKGQELLKMHEISTHILPNGQEVRFDEISDGAKQSNEYAGMLHLNVNKAERYVDTRFSIDLGKRESTVDIQAESPYKVSQKETPISLSHKLVWTEVFDQIGLNFKSNNSYFSFPQHLLLNDKSQVLREQSWHGDYALDLSIRSLIPHTQTSLGISCKNETSNMETKTHKIRKQQLQTEITPEIFYSRRKVQWSSKLKVAYTSLHLMNSEKSQYRKITFEPDIYFSYVPDRYLSFDVAYRHSTQTPDIRMLYDFPLYTGHRTSSKYQGILFQSSGHLLRGRINYKDVRKMLFSSLSLNYTNNAPKYLFGNKIEADTVTFTSHSTDRRATVWTAGLRLSKGFFLKSLKLGLETTYTKIQGPLLLQDQIVGQKTELSSLRADLSLNPNSFTEVALQSEAQGIRSHIDMGQSLPSILALNTEARIAIKPSEQLHLVLDYKHFYNNSNTSVPNFHLLNAMIQYKINKIGLYAKVQNLFNQKTYRHTRTNRFSSYETLYNLRGRMVLIGIRFKLI; encoded by the coding sequence ATGATATTTACCTTCTTACTATCCTTCATACTGAGCACACGCCTTTCACCTCCACCCGAGGAGACCTCTTTCGTAAGTGGACAGGTCGTAAGCATCGAAAACACACCGATAGATGCTGCGACCATCCTGCTCTTGCCCCATGTGGGAGAAAGAGTCTTGGCTTCGGGCATGAGTGATTCGGAGGGAAGGTTTAACTTATCACTGAGAGTAATATTGGCAGAAGACTCCGTCAGATTCAGGGTCATGCGCGTCGGCATAAGACCCCAAATATTCACAAGATCTGTCAGTAGCCTTAAAAATATCATCTTGAAGGTAGACGAACGCCCTGTAGAACTACGGGGACTGGACGTAAAAGCAGAAAAAATATCAATCTCCGGTGATACGATAGGCTTCAATATTGCCGCATACAAGAACAGCACCGACGAGACTCTTGCAGATGTCTTGAGGAGACTCCCCGGGATCAACGTTTCACATAATGGACAGATCTTTTATCAGGGAGAACCCATCAGCAAGTTCTACATCGAAGGATTGGATATGCTCAAAGGAAGATACGGCATAGCAACAAACAGCCTCCATCCTGATGATGTGAGTAGCATTGAGGTCATGGAACGGCATCAGGAGATAGAAGCTCTGAAAGAATTTTCTCGAAGCGATCGTACCGCGATCAACGTAAAACTAAAATCTTCAAAAAGAGGCGTATGGATCGGTAGTGCAGATCTCGCGGGAGGGATTGAAAAGGAAGGGGTATGGGATGGTAAACTTCTGCTCTCAAGGTTTCGCAAAAAGAGTCAACAGCTGGGTCTGTTACAGACAAATAACACGGGGAAAGATCCGAGCATCGGATTTCGCTCTTTCGGTGCCACTCAAGATAGACTACCATCTCCTTTGGCCGATATAACTCTCCCCAAGCCATCCTTGAGTGAAGAGCACACTTACACTCACAATAAAGACATTGCCGGCAGCATCAATATGATACAATCGCTGTCAGAAAAGACAGTCTCAGGTTTCAATTTCATTATGACCAAGGGACAAGAGTTGCTAAAAATGCATGAAATCTCCACACATATACTCCCCAATGGCCAAGAAGTAAGATTTGACGAAATATCAGATGGAGCGAAACAATCGAATGAGTATGCAGGGATGTTGCACCTCAATGTAAACAAAGCAGAAAGGTATGTGGACACCCGCTTCTCAATCGACTTAGGGAAACGAGAAAGTACAGTGGATATCCAGGCCGAGTCGCCCTATAAAGTCTCTCAAAAAGAGACACCGATATCGCTATCCCACAAGCTTGTCTGGACAGAAGTCTTTGATCAAATCGGGCTAAACTTCAAAAGCAACAACAGCTATTTCTCCTTTCCTCAACATCTGCTCCTGAATGATAAGTCTCAAGTCCTTAGAGAACAATCATGGCATGGGGATTATGCCTTAGACTTATCAATCAGAAGCCTCATCCCCCACACCCAGACCTCTTTGGGCATCTCCTGCAAAAACGAGACGTCGAACATGGAGACAAAGACTCATAAGATTAGAAAGCAACAGCTTCAAACAGAAATTACCCCTGAGATTTTTTATAGTCGTCGCAAAGTGCAGTGGTCATCAAAGCTAAAAGTAGCTTATACTTCTCTCCATCTTATGAATTCTGAGAAGAGTCAGTACCGAAAAATAACATTTGAGCCCGACATTTATTTTAGTTACGTACCCGACAGATACTTATCTTTTGATGTCGCCTACCGACACTCTACCCAAACTCCGGACATACGGATGCTCTACGACTTCCCTTTATATACGGGGCATCGGACATCTTCGAAATACCAGGGGATATTATTCCAAAGCTCCGGACATTTGCTTAGAGGGCGTATCAACTATAAGGATGTCCGAAAAATGCTGTTTAGCTCCCTTTCCTTAAACTATACGAATAATGCACCAAAATATTTGTTTGGCAATAAGATTGAGGCAGACACCGTTACGTTCACCTCTCATTCCACTGACCGACGGGCAACGGTGTGGACAGCCGGTCTGAGACTATCCAAAGGCTTTTTCTTGAAAAGTCTCAAACTTGGGCTCGAAACCACATATACTAAGATACAAGGGCCTCTTCTCTTGCAAGATCAGATCGTCGGACAAAAAACAGAGTTGAGTAGCCTCAGAGCAGACTTGTCTCTGAACCCCAACTCATTTACAGAAGTGGCACTACAAAGCGAAGCTCAAGGGATCAGGTCTCACATAGATATGGGACAATCCCTACCCTCAATATTGGCATTGAATACCGAAGCACGTATTGCCATCAAACCTTCAGAGCAACTTCACCTTGTATTGGACTATAAGCACTTCTACAACAACAGCAATACCTCGGTGCCAAACTTTCATCTGCTGAATGCAATGATTCAATATAAAATCAACAAAATCGGGCTTTATGCCAAAGTGCAAAACCTCTTCAACCAAAAGACATACAGACATACCCGCACAAACCGGTTCAGTAGCTACGAAACACTCTACAACCTCAGAGGACGTATGGTACTGATCGGTATTCGTTTCAAACTAATTTAA
- a CDS encoding efflux RND transporter periplasmic adaptor subunit: protein MDRQIPKETLRKEKRKRWIKYGSVVVGSVAVVAVLISLMREIINVKDLRVSSVDRGTIEVSVSASGKVAPLFEETIIAPIASRIEEVYMKAGDSVEVGTPLLRLDLQSIETEYNKMLDELQMRTYKLEQQRIKNNSALSNAEMELKVNGMKIDKMQVEVRNEKYLDSIGAGTTDKVREVQLRYDVARLEQEQAHKKLENDRMIADAELRVQELDLAIFRKSLAETKRTLDDARILSPRKGILTFINSQVGTTVGQGTAIAILSDLSHFRVDGEIADSYGDRVATGNKVVVKVGQEELGGRVSSVTPLSKNGIIQFSVQLDEDAHPRLRSGLKTDVYVMNAVKDDVVRIKNGSYYSGKGHYELFVMKGSELVKRKVELGDSNYEFVEVISGLEQGEQVIVSDMSQYRNKNKLKVSK, encoded by the coding sequence ATGGACAGACAAATACCCAAAGAAACCCTCCGCAAGGAGAAGCGAAAGAGATGGATCAAGTATGGCAGTGTCGTCGTCGGTTCGGTTGCCGTTGTGGCTGTGCTTATCTCTCTCATGCGTGAGATCATCAACGTCAAAGACCTTAGGGTCTCTTCCGTCGACCGTGGCACCATAGAGGTGTCGGTGAGTGCATCGGGTAAGGTCGCCCCCCTCTTTGAGGAGACGATCATCGCACCCATTGCGAGCCGTATAGAGGAGGTCTACATGAAAGCGGGTGACTCGGTGGAGGTAGGTACGCCCCTCCTTCGTCTCGACCTTCAGAGCATAGAGACAGAGTACAACAAGATGTTGGATGAGCTTCAGATGCGTACTTATAAGCTCGAACAGCAGCGCATTAAGAACAACAGCGCACTCAGCAATGCGGAAATGGAACTCAAGGTCAACGGTATGAAGATCGACAAGATGCAGGTCGAAGTACGCAATGAGAAGTACCTCGACAGTATCGGTGCCGGTACGACCGACAAGGTGCGTGAGGTGCAGTTGCGCTATGACGTGGCTCGCTTGGAGCAAGAGCAGGCGCATAAGAAGTTGGAAAATGACCGTATGATCGCTGATGCCGAGCTTAGGGTTCAGGAGCTGGATCTTGCCATCTTTCGTAAGAGTCTTGCCGAGACCAAACGTACCCTCGATGATGCCCGTATCCTTTCGCCACGGAAGGGTATCCTCACCTTCATCAACAGTCAGGTCGGTACGACCGTCGGTCAGGGGACTGCGATTGCGATCCTATCGGACTTGTCTCACTTCCGTGTCGATGGTGAGATTGCTGATAGCTACGGCGACCGTGTCGCTACCGGAAATAAGGTCGTGGTGAAGGTCGGACAAGAAGAGCTTGGGGGACGTGTGAGCAGTGTCACTCCTTTGTCCAAGAACGGTATCATCCAGTTCTCTGTCCAACTCGATGAGGATGCTCATCCTCGCCTTCGTTCGGGTCTCAAGACGGATGTGTATGTGATGAATGCAGTCAAGGATGATGTCGTCCGTATCAAGAACGGCTCTTACTACTCGGGCAAAGGGCATTACGAACTCTTTGTGATGAAAGGGAGCGAACTTGTCAAGCGTAAGGTCGAACTCGGGGACAGCAACTATGAGTTTGTCGAAGTGATCTCCGGGCTGGAGCAGGGTGAGCAGGTCATCGTCTCGGACATGAGCCAGTACCGTAACAAGAATAAACTGAAGGTCTCTAAGTAA
- the rsfS gene encoding ribosome silencing factor, which yields MKTTTANSKALVDSIVEGIKEKKGKNIVIIDMANVDDSICNYMVIAEGNTPVQVEAIQDSVLDTARIQTGEKPLHTHIGNGEWVAMDYVDVMVHIFVPALREFYNIEQLWADAKQIRLEND from the coding sequence TTGAAAACAACAACGGCTAACTCCAAAGCTCTCGTCGATAGCATCGTAGAGGGCATCAAAGAGAAAAAAGGTAAAAATATCGTAATCATAGACATGGCGAATGTCGATGATTCCATCTGTAACTACATGGTCATCGCCGAAGGGAATACCCCTGTACAAGTAGAGGCCATACAGGATTCCGTGCTTGACACTGCTCGTATCCAGACGGGCGAAAAGCCTCTGCACACCCATATTGGTAATGGTGAATGGGTAGCCATGGACTATGTCGATGTCATGGTACATATATTTGTGCCTGCTCTGAGAGAGTTTTATAACATCGAGCAACTTTGGGCGGACGCCAAACAAATCCGCTTGGAAAACGACTAA
- a CDS encoding ABC transporter permease: MWTIALKQIWKNRKSNLWLIVELLIVSVLLWYCVDFLYVVVRKNVEPAGINTEHVYRLRLGYNPTVRVNRQDLDSVQAQWIAPFEHIVRMVGEYPGIESVAYYEGSEPFSHGVIFQGYTVDSAKVHRANIRYVSEGYDKVFKVAPLAGAFSEWERSRTPLSAVVSHELADSLFHTSDAVGRSFRDYYNPELSSLKVVGVSSSMKYDTYGVYEPMIHTPLDPRRFAYVIPIIGVRVKPEADTAGFGKQFVEDMRERLNIGPYYLFSFVSYDFRADVFDAVNGVTKYIRIISSMLIFFVFIVFLGILGTFWFTMESRRGEIGLRMALGSTRAGVHRYILMESVVLFSIAFVPAFLITANLAFWDMTFTLNDMLAYTWSRYFVTIAITGVLMLGITVIGAMIPADRASKVNPVEALQDE; the protein is encoded by the coding sequence ATGTGGACAATAGCTCTGAAACAAATATGGAAAAATCGTAAGTCTAACCTTTGGCTTATCGTCGAACTTCTGATAGTCTCCGTACTTCTTTGGTATTGTGTGGATTTTCTTTATGTCGTTGTGCGTAAGAATGTAGAGCCGGCAGGTATCAACACCGAGCATGTCTATCGTCTTCGCTTGGGATACAATCCTACGGTGAGAGTCAATAGGCAAGATCTCGACAGTGTGCAGGCTCAATGGATCGCTCCTTTTGAGCACATCGTAAGGATGGTGGGTGAGTATCCCGGTATCGAGAGTGTGGCTTATTATGAGGGAAGTGAGCCGTTTTCACACGGTGTTATCTTCCAAGGGTACACCGTGGATAGTGCAAAGGTGCATCGTGCCAATATACGTTATGTGAGTGAGGGGTACGATAAGGTGTTCAAGGTGGCACCTCTTGCCGGAGCATTTTCTGAGTGGGAAAGAAGTCGTACACCTCTCAGTGCTGTTGTCTCCCATGAGTTGGCAGACTCACTGTTCCACACCTCAGATGCTGTGGGTCGCTCTTTCAGAGACTATTATAATCCCGAACTTTCCTCTCTAAAGGTCGTCGGTGTCTCCTCTTCGATGAAGTACGACACGTATGGAGTGTATGAGCCCATGATACATACCCCACTTGATCCTCGTCGTTTTGCTTACGTCATTCCGATCATAGGAGTGAGGGTGAAGCCCGAGGCAGACACCGCCGGCTTTGGGAAGCAGTTTGTCGAAGACATGAGAGAGCGACTAAACATCGGACCCTACTACTTGTTCAGTTTTGTTTCATACGATTTCAGAGCCGATGTCTTCGATGCTGTCAATGGGGTGACGAAGTATATCCGTATCATCTCAAGCATGCTCATTTTTTTCGTCTTCATTGTTTTTTTAGGTATCCTTGGGACCTTTTGGTTCACCATGGAAAGCCGTCGAGGAGAGATCGGACTGCGTATGGCTCTCGGCTCTACGCGTGCAGGGGTGCATAGGTATATTTTGATGGAGAGTGTGGTGCTCTTTTCTATCGCCTTTGTACCGGCCTTTCTCATCACTGCCAACCTTGCTTTTTGGGATATGACTTTTACGCTCAATGATATGCTTGCATACACGTGGAGCCGTTACTTTGTGACGATAGCCATTACGGGAGTGTTGATGCTCGGCATCACCGTCATCGGAGCAATGATCCCTGCCGATCGTGCATCCAAAGTCAATCCCGTCGAAGCCCTTCAAGATGAATAA
- a CDS encoding acyltransferase family protein, giving the protein MDRPSTPYRQRSGEIDYVKSILIILMIIFHLVYIGDKHPYLKAVVYTFHMSGFLLISGFLMNTKKDTKAVLTSLLWLFVPYAIMETGYVVMASMIPIREHIDSLTPLLLVDKIFLHPIGPYWYLHTLIICYVIWYLIDRFAGECLAISVFWVVVALYALSHTDIISVDNALYFMLAALIKRQGLKFDRVFYATVWAIIPLIALCCFPSNLDRGTLGGVTITYLAISFLLSLYPHFPKRAKEISEFVGRNTLPLLLFSPIFTHLSKPLVPVLSFDPTGLLFTAVAVLFTVMGSFAIAWLIDRSGLSRVFWGNREKFSWKGLRPLSQK; this is encoded by the coding sequence ATGGACCGACCTTCCACACCTTACCGACAACGATCGGGCGAAATAGACTACGTCAAGAGCATCCTGATCATCCTAATGATCATCTTCCACTTGGTGTACATCGGAGACAAGCACCCCTACCTCAAGGCAGTGGTCTACACTTTCCATATGTCGGGATTCCTGCTGATCTCGGGTTTTTTGATGAATACGAAGAAGGACACGAAAGCCGTCCTGACCTCCCTCCTTTGGCTCTTCGTGCCCTATGCCATCATGGAAACGGGCTATGTCGTCATGGCTTCGATGATCCCGATACGCGAACATATAGACTCCCTCACCCCGCTCCTCCTCGTGGACAAGATATTCCTCCACCCGATAGGGCCATACTGGTACTTACACACGCTCATCATCTGTTATGTGATTTGGTATCTGATCGATAGGTTTGCAGGAGAATGCCTTGCCATCAGTGTCTTCTGGGTCGTTGTTGCCCTATATGCCCTGTCTCACACGGACATCATATCAGTGGACAATGCCCTGTACTTCATGCTTGCTGCTTTGATCAAACGGCAAGGCCTGAAATTTGACAGGGTGTTTTATGCGACCGTGTGGGCAATCATCCCACTCATTGCCCTTTGTTGCTTCCCAAGCAATCTCGACCGTGGCACATTGGGAGGGGTAACTATCACTTATCTTGCAATCAGCTTTTTGCTCTCCCTCTACCCTCACTTCCCAAAGAGGGCAAAGGAGATCAGCGAATTTGTTGGCCGAAATACCCTCCCCCTCCTACTATTCTCTCCCATATTCACCCACCTATCCAAGCCTCTCGTCCCTGTACTATCCTTCGACCCCACAGGCCTTCTCTTTACAGCCGTCGCGGTACTATTTACCGTGATGGGGAGCTTCGCCATCGCCTGGCTGATCGACAGAAGTGGTCTGTCTCGCGTCTTTTGGGGCAATCGGGAAAAATTTTCGTGGAAAGGGCTAAGACCCCTCTCTCAAAAATAA
- a CDS encoding ABC transporter permease has product MIKQYFKQAWQLVKQNKLFSLIYVAGTALSISMVMFVAIFFFLRSRSYYPEQERDKLFHIQHIALTPKDTTIDNYHSSLLSHRFVKEVVYSLKTPKAVSASIKEFKSSYQIKMGDGIADQKVSVKYTDPGFWEVYRYKFVEGKPFSQADFESGLPSAVIAKGLADKLFPDTQATGQHFVMNGKDYRVSGVVEDGSYLLETSFGVVFLPYTIVPGYEKADDDEDVLGFFTTVIRLNKSSDEKAMRDEIKEKVAQLEAPLTHNIHLDGQPESALVHSFRRGNRGADMKDIMLKTSIILLLVLLVPAINLSGLNSSQMEERLREIGVRKAFGAPNGVLLRQVLIENFLLTLLGALLGLLVSYFLILYFSDMLIGRLSLYASDLETLTWGNKGITPSMLFDPFVFVITVFFALVVNVLSGLVPAYHFTKKSITYSLNDNPTNHY; this is encoded by the coding sequence ATGATAAAACAGTACTTCAAACAAGCTTGGCAGCTGGTCAAGCAAAACAAACTTTTCAGCCTGATATATGTCGCCGGTACTGCCCTCAGTATCTCCATGGTGATGTTTGTGGCGATCTTCTTTTTCCTCAGGAGCAGGAGTTATTATCCCGAGCAGGAGAGAGACAAGCTCTTTCATATCCAGCACATCGCACTGACGCCCAAGGACACGACCATCGACAACTATCACAGTTCGCTGCTGTCACACAGGTTCGTCAAGGAAGTCGTGTACAGCCTCAAGACACCTAAGGCTGTGTCTGCGTCGATCAAGGAGTTCAAGAGCAGCTATCAGATCAAGATGGGAGACGGTATCGCCGACCAAAAGGTATCGGTCAAGTACACCGACCCCGGATTTTGGGAAGTCTACCGGTATAAGTTTGTCGAGGGCAAGCCTTTCTCTCAAGCAGACTTCGAGTCGGGTCTCCCCTCTGCCGTCATTGCGAAGGGGCTTGCGGACAAGCTCTTTCCCGATACCCAAGCCACAGGTCAACACTTTGTCATGAACGGCAAAGACTACCGAGTATCGGGCGTTGTCGAAGATGGTTCGTACCTTCTGGAGACATCCTTCGGAGTTGTCTTCTTGCCCTACACCATAGTCCCAGGGTACGAAAAGGCGGATGACGATGAGGATGTCCTCGGCTTCTTCACCACTGTCATACGTCTGAATAAGTCTTCGGACGAAAAGGCCATGAGGGATGAGATCAAAGAGAAAGTGGCACAACTCGAAGCTCCGCTGACCCACAACATCCATCTCGATGGTCAGCCCGAAAGCGCCTTGGTGCACTCATTCCGAAGAGGTAACAGAGGTGCCGACATGAAGGACATCATGCTCAAGACTTCGATCATCCTGCTACTTGTCCTCCTTGTCCCTGCCATCAACCTTTCGGGGCTCAACAGCAGTCAGATGGAAGAACGACTCCGAGAGATCGGGGTGCGCAAGGCCTTCGGTGCGCCCAACGGTGTGCTCCTCCGTCAAGTTTTGATCGAGAACTTCCTCCTCACCCTCCTTGGTGCTCTCTTGGGTCTCTTGGTCTCCTACTTCTTGATCCTGTACTTCTCCGATATGCTCATCGGCAGACTTTCTCTTTATGCCTCCGATCTTGAGACTTTGACATGGGGAAATAAGGGCATCACCCCGAGTATGCTTTTTGATCCGTTCGTCTTCGTGATCACAGTCTTCTTTGCTCTCGTCGTCAATGTCCTCTCGGGACTTGTACCCGCCTATCACTTCACGAAGAAGAGCATCACTTACTCACTCAACGACAATCCCACAAACCACTACTAA
- a CDS encoding ABC transporter permease, producing the protein MIRQYLRQVTRLWRANPLFSFISALATALTIAFVMTLYMVYSFKTMDIAPEINRSRLLYSVSGFSYLTKDQSQMQSGLSGKVAKQIFGNLRGAELVSYCVDKGEGAAYVGTSAVNSDKAVVSPVDDAYFRMFRFEFLAGQAFTAEQAQAGRRECIITDRLATKLYGTVEALGKTISINFKDYRVVGVVKEVSSFFNRAYSDVWVTFDQEDLNWAPERSEGLLGNCQVFVLTKPGVSLSDLEKEIEAKVVEVNENLREFTFELTMTTQARSSFFAGEKNNPVKIFVFAILILLVVPAINMSGLLSTQMKKRQEEIGVRKAYGATNTKITGQLLFENLILTLIGGFVGLLLSFVAIVFFKNLLLADIMAINASEAFDLPVEAFFSPRLFGWMLLFCILVNLLSAAIPVWNASRTTVIQIIKGE; encoded by the coding sequence ATGATACGACAATATCTGAGACAAGTGACCCGGCTGTGGAGGGCCAATCCTCTTTTCAGCTTTATATCTGCCCTCGCTACGGCACTTACGATAGCTTTTGTGATGACCTTGTATATGGTGTATTCATTCAAGACGATGGACATTGCCCCCGAGATCAATCGTTCGAGGCTCTTGTACAGTGTGAGTGGATTTTCTTACCTCACCAAAGATCAGTCACAGATGCAGTCCGGACTTTCGGGAAAGGTGGCAAAACAGATCTTTGGGAATCTCCGAGGGGCAGAGCTCGTGAGCTATTGTGTCGATAAGGGGGAAGGGGCCGCTTATGTAGGCACGAGTGCTGTAAATAGCGATAAAGCTGTGGTCAGTCCTGTGGATGATGCTTACTTCCGTATGTTTCGGTTTGAGTTCTTGGCAGGGCAGGCTTTCACGGCGGAGCAGGCTCAGGCGGGTCGTCGTGAGTGTATTATCACAGATCGTCTCGCAACAAAGTTGTATGGTACGGTCGAAGCCTTGGGCAAGACCATCAGTATCAACTTCAAGGACTACAGAGTCGTTGGGGTCGTGAAGGAGGTAAGCTCATTCTTCAATCGCGCTTACAGCGATGTGTGGGTCACCTTTGATCAAGAGGATCTGAATTGGGCTCCCGAACGCTCCGAGGGTCTTTTGGGCAACTGTCAAGTTTTTGTGCTTACCAAGCCCGGAGTGTCATTGTCCGATTTGGAAAAGGAGATCGAGGCAAAGGTCGTGGAGGTGAATGAAAATCTGAGAGAGTTTACTTTTGAACTCACGATGACGACTCAGGCACGGTCGAGCTTCTTCGCCGGAGAGAAAAATAATCCCGTCAAGATATTTGTTTTCGCAATCCTGATCCTGCTTGTCGTCCCTGCGATAAACATGTCAGGACTCCTTTCGACACAGATGAAGAAGCGTCAGGAGGAGATCGGTGTCCGTAAGGCTTATGGTGCCACGAATACCAAGATCACAGGTCAGCTCCTCTTTGAGAACTTGATACTGACCCTCATTGGAGGCTTTGTGGGGTTATTGCTTTCGTTTGTAGCGATAGTCTTTTTCAAAAATCTGCTTCTTGCTGACATTATGGCGATCAACGCCTCTGAGGCTTTTGATCTTCCTGTAGAGGCATTCTTCAGTCCTCGACTTTTTGGCTGGATGTTGCTCTTCTGCATTCTTGTCAACCTCCTTTCCGCAGCCATCCCTGTCTGGAATGCATCTCGTACGACCGTCATACAAATCATCAAAGGTGAATAA